GTAGCGGGCCGCAGCACGGTTTTCGCATGAGTTGGGCGAGCAGAGCAGCAAAGCGGGTGGAGTTAAGTCTTTTTCGGGTTTGGCAATGAAGCCCGCCGGCCCTTGCGTGTGTATCTGCGCAATGCAATCCAGCGACGTTAATCTCTATTTGGTAGGCTTCATGGGCACGGGCAAGACCACCATCGGTCGCATCGTGGCCCACCGGCTGGGCTTTGCCCTGCTCGACAGCGACCACGAGATCGAGCGCAAGCAGGGGAAATCCATCCCGCAGATCTTCGCAACCGACGGGGAAGCGGCATTTCGAGCGATGGAAAAAGAATTCGTGGACGGTGGTCATCAGCGCAAACGCACCGTCGTGGCCTGCGGCGGCGGACTGGTCGTGCAGCCCGGAAACTTGGAGGTGTTGCGCGAATCGGGCGTGGTGATCTGCCTTCATGCTTCTTTGGACACGATTTTACGCCGGACGCAGGGCAATCGCAACCGGCCGTTGCTCGATGTGGACGACCCAATGGAGCGCATCCGCACGCTCTACGCGATTCGTGAACCGATCTACAATCAAGCGGGCACCGTGATACTGACCGACGGGCGTCCGATGCTCGATATCGTGCAGCATGTGTTGCGTGCCTACCGCCGTGAAGCGTCGGAATTTGCGCGTTCGGCGGCGGCGAAGGCGAAGCATGGCCGTTGATCGCGAGGTGGTGCGGGCGCGGTTGCAGGCGCTCGGGTTCGACGAAGTGCGGTTTGCCCGCGTGGAGCCGGGCTTCGGCCCGAAGCTGAGCGCGTGGATCGATGCCGGTTATCATGCCGATATGAATTGGATGGAGCGCACGGTGCCGAAACGCAGCGATCCGTCGCTGGTGCTGCCGGGTGCGCGCTCGGTGATCATTCTCGGGGTGAATTATCTGCCGCCCGGCATGAACGGGACCGACGGATTAAACCGCGCAAAAGAAGGCCGTCCGGCCTGGGCGCGGTATGCACTGTATTCAGATTACCACGACACAATAAAAGAGGCGCTGGTCGGCGCGGGTCGGCTGCTGGAAGAGCTGGGTGGCCCCCGGGTGACGGCGGCGGATTATCGTTACTACGTCGACACGGGACCGGTGATCGAGCGCGGCTGGGCGGCGAAGTCGGGCCTCGGATTCATCGGTAAGAACGCGATGCTCATCTCGCGCACGCACGGCAACTGGCTGTTTCTTGCCGCGGTCCTGACCACGTTGGAGTTCGCTCCCGACGAACCGG
The sequence above is a segment of the Rariglobus hedericola genome. Coding sequences within it:
- a CDS encoding shikimate kinase translates to MQSSDVNLYLVGFMGTGKTTIGRIVAHRLGFALLDSDHEIERKQGKSIPQIFATDGEAAFRAMEKEFVDGGHQRKRTVVACGGGLVVQPGNLEVLRESGVVICLHASLDTILRRTQGNRNRPLLDVDDPMERIRTLYAIREPIYNQAGTVILTDGRPMLDIVQHVLRAYRREASEFARSAAAKAKHGR